In the Rhinatrema bivittatum chromosome 6, aRhiBiv1.1, whole genome shotgun sequence genome, one interval contains:
- the LOC115093186 gene encoding fibrinogen-like protein 1-like protein: MLWRGALFSCCTRSGRALPSQNARSVDSLRRAFYAPLSREYFAKDCQAAYLRGRRQNGLYVIRPKDGPLMVVSCLFLKDGGWTVLQQGFRHEEVIWSRSWADYKVGFGSLKHSHWLGNEYIHLLTRHNSFTVRFSLNDSKGHSHHADYYSFKVDSEGAGYALRLGAHLGNTNDALTVMNETGIHDNMNFSTYDRDNDRYKYNCAADNQGGWWYDRCRSAVLNSDRGIYWQGVCDDANPCLSSVIMIKPSRINCVKALSNYPSYLSS; encoded by the exons ATGCTGTGGCGAGGAGCGCTGTTCTCCTGCTGCACGCGCTCGGGGAGGGCACTTCCGTCGCAGAATGCGCGGAGCGTGGACTCGCTCCGGAGGGCTTTCTATGCCCCTCTTTCTCGAG AGTACTTTGCAAAAGATTGCCAGGCTGCCTACCTGCGTGGGAGAAGGCAAAACGGACTCTATGTCATCCGACCCAAGGACGGGCCCCTGATGGTGGTCAGCTGCCTTTTTCTGAAAGATGGAGGCTGGACAGTCCTGCAGCAGGGCTTCCGGCACGAGGAAGTAATCTGGTCCCGATCCTGGGCTGATTATAAAGTTGGGTTTGGCAGCCTGAAGCACAGTCATTGGCTTGGCAATGAATACATTCACCTGCTGACCCGGCATAATTCCTTTACTGTCAGGTTTTCACTTAACGACTCTAAGGGGCATAGTCATCATGCTGACTACTATAGCTTCAAGGTGGATAGTGAGGGCGCTGGCTATGCTCTGAGGTTAGGAGCCCATCTGGGCAACACGAATGATGCTCTCACTGTCATGAACGAGACTGGCATCCATGATAACATGAACTTTTCCACTTATGACCGGGATAACGACAGATATAAATACAACTGTGCTGCTGATAATCAGGGTGGATGGTGGTACGACAGGTGTCGTTCTGCCGTCCTAAATAGTGACCGTGGCATTTACTGGCAGGGAGTGTGTGATGACGCTAACCCTTGCCTGTCATCTGTTATAATGATTAAACCAAGCAGGATAAATTGTGTTAAAGCCCTGTCGAACTATCCTAGCTACCTGTCCAGCTGA